The following coding sequences are from one Oceaniferula flava window:
- a CDS encoding DUF3500 domain-containing protein encodes MKTTSLLLFIALLLTPAALRAGEFESAFRKNVGEFLNLLDAQQAKACLLPLDDDKNRLQRQYTGGKRPGVEISKLNAQQRAAMEKALRMVLSDHGWKMANRVAKQDGPDGLAKYWITCFGDPRQQGDFAFRIAEHHLTVVHLEVAEGETKEFGPILLGANPATLWKDDELALLDVWKKIADPKALIADKGAIASRLMSMDEGVMFSSLNADAQAALQSAWNQRLSIFTTPVQKRINALHAERGGWEKSRVAYYNQSPEKRSIDGGRWDFKCGLPGMVWDYEASRGHIHMSLWVKALK; translated from the coding sequence ATGAAAACCACATCCCTTCTCTTGTTCATCGCCCTGCTCCTGACACCGGCTGCGCTCAGGGCGGGGGAATTTGAATCGGCCTTCCGGAAAAATGTTGGCGAGTTTCTCAACCTGCTCGACGCGCAGCAGGCCAAGGCCTGTTTACTTCCGCTGGACGATGATAAAAACAGACTGCAACGGCAATACACCGGAGGAAAACGGCCAGGCGTGGAGATCTCCAAGCTGAACGCCCAACAACGTGCCGCGATGGAGAAAGCGCTGCGCATGGTGCTCTCCGACCATGGCTGGAAGATGGCAAACCGGGTGGCCAAGCAAGATGGCCCTGATGGACTGGCAAAATACTGGATCACCTGCTTTGGCGATCCACGCCAGCAAGGTGACTTCGCCTTCCGCATTGCCGAACACCACCTCACCGTGGTGCATTTGGAAGTCGCCGAGGGAGAAACCAAGGAGTTCGGACCGATCCTCTTAGGGGCTAATCCAGCAACCTTATGGAAAGATGACGAGCTTGCCTTGTTAGATGTTTGGAAAAAAATAGCCGATCCCAAGGCGCTGATTGCCGACAAGGGAGCCATCGCCAGCCGGCTCATGTCGATGGATGAAGGGGTGATGTTTTCCTCGCTCAACGCCGATGCCCAAGCGGCTTTGCAATCAGCCTGGAACCAGCGCCTCAGCATTTTCACGACTCCCGTCCAAAAACGTATCAACGCCCTGCACGCCGAGCGCGGTGGGTGGGAGAAATCACGGGTGGCTTACTATAATCAAAGCCCTGAAAAACGTAGTATCGATGGCGGACGTTGGGACTTCAAATGCGGACTTCCTGGAATGGTCTGGGACTATGAGGCCAGTCGTGGCCACATTCACATGAGTCTCTGGGTGAAGGCCCTGAAGTAA